Proteins encoded together in one Marispirochaeta sp. window:
- a CDS encoding metal-dependent transcriptional regulator: MDFAVLSETSMKRTGDLALQELHKRFPAALDYLTTIFLIDRDYGKVANSRLAARLGVSKPAVSQAVGRLKRHHLADQDSYGTIRLTPEGRIYATRILKRHYLIEHLLIRRLDYPWDKADEEALRLQAAISEEFAVHLFETFGRPDTCPHGNPFPGNPREKELLNAPPISDASAGSGIILLRITEEGEAVEGLLQFCNTNQLRPGREMEVIVNDGENLVVGCCDGKTFTIPKEFARHLRYRDSGAESP; this comes from the coding sequence CATAAGCGTTTTCCCGCAGCCCTTGATTATCTTACAACTATTTTCCTCATAGACAGGGACTACGGAAAGGTCGCAAACAGCAGACTCGCCGCACGCCTGGGGGTTTCAAAACCGGCAGTCAGTCAGGCTGTTGGGCGGCTCAAGCGGCACCATCTTGCCGACCAGGACTCCTACGGCACAATCCGTCTTACCCCGGAGGGCAGGATCTATGCAACCCGTATTTTAAAGCGTCATTATCTGATTGAGCACCTTTTAATCCGCCGGCTCGATTACCCCTGGGACAAGGCAGACGAAGAGGCCCTTCGCCTCCAGGCAGCCATCTCCGAAGAGTTCGCCGTCCATCTTTTTGAGACCTTCGGACGTCCCGACACCTGCCCCCACGGAAATCCTTTCCCCGGCAACCCCAGAGAAAAGGAGCTCCTGAACGCCCCACCGATCAGCGACGCGTCTGCGGGCTCCGGAATAATCCTGCTCAGGATCACTGAAGAAGGAGAAGCGGTGGAGGGCCTGCTCCAGTTTTGCAATACAAATCAGCTGCGTCCGGGCCGGGAAATGGAAGTCATAGTCAATGACGGTGAAAATCTTGTAGTCGGATGCTGCGACGGAAAAACCTTTACTATTCCCAAAGAATTCGCCCGGCACCTGCGCTATCGGGATTCCGGTGCTGAATCCCCTTGA